The Acidimicrobiales bacterium DNA segment CCAGCGCTGCTACGACGCCGAGGCGAGCGCCTTCGGTGGCACCACGCTCGACCGCCGCATCGGCTGGGACGACCTGGTCGCCTTGTTCGAGGCGGTCACGCGGCACCCCTGGTGGCTCTCACTCGGTGTCGTGCCGCCCGTGCTCCGCCCTGCCCGCCGTGATGCTGCTCGGTCCTCGGCCGACGGTGCAACCATCCGCATCGCGCCCGGGGGCCGTACGGCGCTCACCCTTGGCCACGAGCTGTGCCATCACCTGGTCTCTTCCCTGCAGATCGACGACCCTGGTCACGGTCCCGCCTTCCGTGCCGTCGAGCTGCGGGTCGTCGAGCTTCTCGGCGGGGGAGGCGCACGACAGCAACTGGACCAGGCCTGGCGCCGCCACGGGTTGGATGTCGGCCGGTGGCCGGGTCCCGAGCCGGACAGCAGCGGCCCGGGGCTCGCCACCTCGCTCACCGCAGCAGCGCCCGGCCGGCTGCGGGGAGCGGTTCCGCTGCCCCCCTCGGTGATACCCGAGCCCGTGGTCCGATGACGCTAGGGTTCGACTCCATGGACAAGGTGGTCATCGACTCCGAGATCGTGTCCGAGGTCAAGATCGGCGGAGACTGGTACAGCATCAAGCACGGGAGCCTTCAGATCGGTGAGCTGTCGTGGACCAGCGCCGGGGAGACACAGGTCGACTCCGGCCAGCTCGGGTTCACCTTCGAGATCTACGGCAGCCAGGCCTTGGTGGTCGCGGGACCCCTCACCGCCATCACGGGTGTGCGCTACAGCAAACCCATCTGATCCACGTCACCCCGCTGCAGGGACGACGCCGAGCTCGACCCGGCGCAGCAGCTGCGCGTTGAGGGCAACGACCACGGTGGAGGTCGACATCAGGATCGCGCCCACCGCGATCGGCAGGATGAACCCCCACGGCGCGAGCACCCCTGCGGCGACCGGGAGCGCGACAACGTTGTAGCCGGCCGCCCACCACAGGTTCTGCACCATCTTGCGGTAGGTCTGCTGGGAGAGGTGGCGGATGGCGACCACCCCCCGGGGGTCGTCGGAGGCGAGGATGATGCCCGCCGACTCGATGGCGACGTCGGTCCCCGCGCCGATGGCGATGCCGACGTCGGCTCGGGCCAGCGCAGGAGCGTCGTTGACCCCGTCGCCGACCATCGCCACACGACGCCCGCGATCCTGGAGCGCCTCGACCTTGGCGTCCTTGTCCTCGGGAAGGACCTCGGCGAACACCTCGTCGATCCCGAGCTCTGCTGCCACGGCATCGGCAACCTGTTGGGCATCGCCGGTGATCATGGCCACCGTGACCCCGGCCTCGTGCAGCTGGGCAACCGCGTCGCGGGAGGCGTCGCGGAGCTGGTCCTCGAGGGCGATGGCCCCGATGACCTCGCCGCCGCGAACGACGTGGAGGATCGCGGCCCCTCGGTCCTGCCACCGTTCGAGGTCCTCCCGCAGGTCGTCGGGCACCTGGAGTTCGCGCTCGCGCAACAGCGCGGGACCCCCCACCGCGACCTCGGTGCCGTCCACCGTCGCCTGCACGCCCCGGCCCGCCATCGACTCGAACCCGCTGGCGGTGGGCAGCTCGCCCGCTTCCTCCTGTGCGTAGGTGTGGATGGCGCGAGCGAGGGGGTGCTCCGAGTCGGATTCGACCGCTCCGGCAAGTCTCAGCATCTCCTCCAGGGAGGTGTCTCCCGCAGCCGCCGCGTCGGCCACGGTGTGCTCACCGATGGTGAGGGTGCCGGTCTTGTCGAAGAGCACAGTGTCGATGCTGCGCATCGCCTCGAGTGCCAGGCGGTCCTTTACCAGGATCCCCGACTCCGCCGACTTGGATGTCGAGATGGCGGTGACCAGGGGGATCGCCAGGCCCAGCGCGTGGGGACAGGCGATGATCAGGACCGTGACCGAACGGTCGAGCGCGGCATCGGGCCGGCCGGTGAGCGCCCACACCACGGCGGTGATCGCCGCGGCGGTGACCGCCACGTAGAACAACCACCCAGCAGTTCGGTCGGCCAAACGCTGGGTGCGCGACTTCGACTGTTGGGCATCCTCGACCATCTGCTGGATGCCGGCCAGGGTGGTGTCCTCGCCGACGGCGTCGACCTCGACCCGCAGGCTCGAGCCGGCCACGACGGTCCCGGCGACGACCCGCTCGCCCTCGCCGCGGGTGACGAGCGTGGACTCACCGGTGATCATCGACTCGTCGAGGTCGGCCGAGCCATCGGCGATCCGGCCATCGGCAGGGACCCGGCCTCCTGGACGAACGAGGATCGTGTCGCCGACCGCCAGCTCGTCCACCGCCACCATCTCGGTGGATCCGTCCTCGCCGACCCGTTCGGCCTCGTCGGGCATCATCTCGGCCAGCGCCGCCAGCGCGCCTCGGGCGCTGCCGACCGCCCGCATCTCGACCCAGTGGCCGAGCAGCATCACCGCGATGAGCAGGGCCAGCTCCCACCACACCTCCGAGTCGAAGAACCCCAGCGAGGTCGCCAGGGACGCGAGGTAGGCGACGCTGATCGCCATCCCGATCAGCAGCATCATCCCTGGCTGGCGTTGGCGGATCTCGTGGACGGCACCGCTGAGGAACGGCCACCCGCCGTAGGCCAAGATGATCGAGCCGAGCACCGGGGCCAACGCATCGTCACCGGAGAACTGCGGGGCGGTGTAGCCGAACCAGTCCTGGATCGTGGGCGCCCACACGACCACCGGAACCGACAGCACCAGGGTCAACCAGAA contains these protein-coding regions:
- a CDS encoding heavy metal translocating P-type ATPase produces the protein MEHEDHAGHGDHAAQFRDRFWLTLVLSVPVVVWAPTIQDWFGYTAPQFSGDDALAPVLGSIILAYGGWPFLSGAVHEIRQRQPGMMLLIGMAISVAYLASLATSLGFFDSEVWWELALLIAVMLLGHWVEMRAVGSARGALAALAEMMPDEAERVGEDGSTEMVAVDELAVGDTILVRPGGRVPADGRIADGSADLDESMITGESTLVTRGEGERVVAGTVVAGSSLRVEVDAVGEDTTLAGIQQMVEDAQQSKSRTQRLADRTAGWLFYVAVTAAAITAVVWALTGRPDAALDRSVTVLIIACPHALGLAIPLVTAISTSKSAESGILVKDRLALEAMRSIDTVLFDKTGTLTIGEHTVADAAAAGDTSLEEMLRLAGAVESDSEHPLARAIHTYAQEEAGELPTASGFESMAGRGVQATVDGTEVAVGGPALLRERELQVPDDLREDLERWQDRGAAILHVVRGGEVIGAIALEDQLRDASRDAVAQLHEAGVTVAMITGDAQQVADAVAAELGIDEVFAEVLPEDKDAKVEALQDRGRRVAMVGDGVNDAPALARADVGIAIGAGTDVAIESAGIILASDDPRGVVAIRHLSQQTYRKMVQNLWWAAGYNVVALPVAAGVLAPWGFILPIAVGAILMSTSTVVVALNAQLLRRVELGVVPAAG